From Chloroflexota bacterium, the proteins below share one genomic window:
- a CDS encoding sigma-70 family RNA polymerase sigma factor: MNTREAELVRQAQTGDADAFAELVTEHQQFVYNLALRTVNDPHEAEDLAQEAFVRAWVALPNFRGQSQFRTWLYRIVTNLCYNRLPKLRRDISAIGDEEVVNVADESLAEPGLDLETGEQRAFLHEQIEALPESYRLLVTLRYQQELSYEEIASVVSLPLGTVKTGLFRAKARLRDALRQFEEEREWVN; this comes from the coding sequence TTGAATACACGAGAGGCGGAACTGGTGCGACAGGCGCAAACCGGCGATGCCGATGCATTTGCCGAGTTGGTGACCGAGCACCAGCAGTTCGTTTACAACCTGGCGTTGCGGACGGTGAACGACCCGCACGAGGCAGAAGACTTAGCTCAAGAGGCGTTTGTGCGGGCCTGGGTGGCTCTGCCTAACTTTCGCGGCCAGTCTCAGTTCCGCACCTGGCTTTACCGGATTGTGACTAACCTGTGTTATAACAGGCTACCAAAGCTCAGGCGAGATATTTCGGCGATTGGAGACGAAGAGGTTGTCAACGTCGCCGACGAGTCGCTGGCTGAGCCGGGTCTCGACCTCGAAACCGGCGAACAGCGGGCCTTCCTGCACGAACAGATCGAGGCCTTGCCGGAAAGTTATCGGCTATTGGTGACGTTGCGCTATCAACAGGAGTTGTCGTACGAAGAAATTGCCAGCGTGGTGAGTCTGCCGCTGGGCACAGTGAAGACAGGGCTGTTCCGGGCCAAGGCCCGCTTGCGAGACGCTTTGCGCCAGTTTGAGGAAGAACGAGAATGGGTGAACTAG